The Maniola hyperantus chromosome 12, iAphHyp1.2, whole genome shotgun sequence genome has a segment encoding these proteins:
- the LOC138403094 gene encoding facilitated trehalose transporter Tret1-2 homolog produces the protein MDFSNEGENKKKKYVFWIYFFRQFFSCGSVILNCFIFGVYTGAPTVIIPQMRKEANSTDIATPEMVSWLSSASTYSAVPWAVLWPMIAYRYGRKIPLILVSVNVLVGNIIFYCSTSITELIISQATLGMWVGSTLPIAVMIMSEYTSPKYRGIFLTLKGATFYWGVWVSNAIGTFFHWRNIGVLVFICGIYNLISCIFCYESPYWLATKGHFDECAKIHRWLKGTDENSEDELRKLTLSQKKHLNIKAQLNKQVTYSRRIKILNIIRCTGFYKPLAYACLPICLYNLSGKVACTVYAIDIIKKITSSERIAYEGMLILDAVTVVGMYLGCALSKIVTRRKQLLGFSSAGVVFLYALSVYLYMIRYNVISEKNFVTLFLLMGYSISISCGPLIIATSCAAELSPSRYRSYFICCFGVLCNVVYATVLKISPFVFQLCGTHGAFLFYAVFSSIFICLVYKYLPETKDKTIQEIQELIIGVPQRELVSLKKQEYKSTLH, from the exons ATGGACTTTTCAAATGAAGGagagaataaaaagaaaaaatacgtattttggATTTACTTCTTCAGACag TTTTTTTCATGCGGTTCAGTTATATTAAATTGCTTTATATTTGGCGTGTACACGGGCGCACCGACTGTCATCATACCTCAAATGAGAAAAGAGGCTAACTCTACTGATATTGCCACACCAGAAATGGTATCTTGGTTGT cCTCTGCTTCTACCTACAGTGCAGTTCCTTGGGCAGTTCTATGGCCCATGATAGCATATCGCTATGGACGAAAAATTCCATTGATTTTAGTAAGTGTTAACGTGTTAGtgggaaatataatattttattgtagtaCAAGTATTACAGAACTCATTATCAGTCAAGCTACGCTCGGAATGTGGGTAGGATCAACACTCCCAATCGCCGTTATGATTATGTCAGAGTACACATCGCCTAAGTACAGAGGTATTTTCTTAACATTGAAAGGAGCTACATTCTATTGGGGAGTGTGGGTCTCAAATGCTATTGGAACATTCTTCCACTGGAGGAACATTGGCGTTCTTGTTTTTATTTGcggtatttataatttaatatcttGCATTTTCTGCTACGAATCGCCTTACTGGTTGGCTACAAAGGGACATTTTGATGAATGTGCAAAAATCCACCGATGGCTGAAGGGCACGGATGAAAACTCAGAGGACGAACTTAGAAAGCTTACTTTATCACAAaaaaagcatttaaatattaaagctCAACTCAATAAGCAGGTAACATATAGCAGAaggattaaaattttaaacataatacgATGTACGGGGTTTTACAAGCCTCTTGCATATGCATGCTTGCCAATCTGTTTGTACAATTTATCAGGTAAAGTAGCTTGCACAGTGTACGCTatagatataattaaaaaaataacatcgaGTGAACGAATAGCGTACGAGGGAATGCTTATATTGGATGCTGTGACTGTGGTAGGCATGTACTTGGGTTGTGCATTATCTAAAATCGTAACACGACGAAAACAATTACTAGGTTTTTCATCTGCAGGAGTCGTTTTCCTTTATGCTTTGTCAGTTTATTTATACATGATTAGATATAATGTAATATCTGAGAAGAATTTTGTTACTTTATTTCTTTTAATGGGGTATTCAATTAGTATTAGCTGCGGACCGTTGATTATTGCGACCTCTTGTGCTGCGGAGTTGTCACCATCACGGTACAGgagttattttatttgttgtttcgGAGTTTTGTGTAATGTAGTATATGCGACTGTTCTTAAAATTTCACCGTTTGTATTTCAACTTTGTGGTACACATGGAGCGTTTTTATTCTACGCTGTATTTTCGAGCATTTTCATTTGTCTTGTATACAAATATTTGCCCGAAACAAAGGATAAAACTATTCAAGAAATACAGGAACTTATAATAGGTGTTCCGCAAAGAGAACTCGTTTCACTCAAGAAACAAGAGTATAAGAGTACACTACATTAA
- the LOC117986995 gene encoding uncharacterized protein, protein MDVMSDGSKCDEIQMYSDQELCVVQSGECANNELMLKKVDKRPRETEDSSEDGFITVSRRKSKKHVRTESFEKDRSCNENTEDMSGVYYEVSLFGVQILPKQMAFARLLRDENISNVLKIKYKSPYKIFIHFSDKNQAERLINLRKLIDLDIRAQFTNQGNLSYGIIKGVDIGTSEKELLESLTCDYDIISAKRLKRLNKEGKWVESESVRLCFRNPVAPLSIYAYGFKFDVERFEFPVTRCSGCWSFGHIKKFCKLNKNVCPKCGGAHDNCEIKEYKCINCKGPHMALDKSCPFFRKEKEIRFIMSEHNVTYKNALEIYLKNQKEEKTNNLREEVHIDLDRSYTDPVSVNTMGRTYSSVLKTTAIVHENGNKDDQSDKIIINQKNKDKKKKRVKKTDTVNSSESQNDRIDYDGSEESDQDTQDESTEKEGKRKQSRFNIWNLLNRIKEIVLSKENWYDKVMLVVRAVFEECKLFLVNFLSEGKLYDIFSKFLFNG, encoded by the coding sequence ATGGATGTTATGAGTGACGGTAGTAAGTGTGACGAAATTCAAATGTATAGTGACCAAGAACTATGTGTGGTACAAAGTGGCGAGTGTGCAAATAATGAGTTAATGCTGAAAAAAGTCGATAAGAGACCGCGGGAGACCGAAGACAGTAGTGAGGACGGATTTATAACAGTGTCGAGAAGGAAATCAAAGAAACATGTTAGAACCGAGTCTTTTGAAAAGGACAGGTCATGCAATGAAAATACAGAAGACATGAGCGGTGTATATTATGAAGTAAGTTTATTTGGAGTGCAAATTCTTCCAAAACAGATGGCTTTTGCTAGATTGTTAAGAGACGAAAATATTTCGAATGTGcttaaaataaagtataaaagtccatacaaaatttttatacattttagtgACAAAAATCAAGCCGAAAGACTTATAAATTTAAGAAAACTAATAGATTTGGATATAAGAGCTCAGTTTACAAATCAAGGTAATTTGTCTTACGGAATAATTAAAGGagttgatataggtacaagcgAGAAGGAGCTTTTAGAAAGTTTGACGTGTGACTATGATATAATTTCAGCTAAACGATTGAAACGTCTAAATAAGGAGGGTAAGTGGGTTGAGAGCGAATCTGTACGATTATGCTTTAGAAACCCCGTTGCGCCGTTATCAATATATGCATATGGATTTAAATTTGACGTCGAACGATTTGAGTTTCCAGTAACTAGGTGCTCTGGGTGCTGGTCTTTTGGGCACATTAAGAAATTCTGTAAGTTAAATAAGAATGTTTGCCCGAAATGTGGTGGAGCTCATGATAATTGTgaaatcaaagaatataaatgtATTAATTGTAAAGGTCCACACATGGCACTAGACAAGTCTTGCCCCttttttagaaaagaaaaagagatTCGATTTATAATGAGTGAGCATAATGTTACATACAAAAATGCGTTAGAAATATATTTGAAAAATCAGAAAGAAGAGAAGACAAACAACTTGAGAGAGGAAGTACACATAGATCTTGACAGAAGCTATACAGATCCGGTATCAGTGAATACAATGGGTAGAACTTACAGTAGCGTGCTGAAAACGACGGCTATAGTACACGAAAATGGAAATAAGGATGACCAATCagataagataataataaatcaaaaaaataaggacaaaaagaaaaagagagtTAAGAAAACGGATACTGTGAATAGCAGCGAATCTCAGAACGACAGAATAGATTATGATGGAAGTGAGGAAAGTGATCAAGATACACAAGATGAATCTACAGAAAAAGAGGGGAAAAGAAAACAAAGTAGATTTAATATTTGGAATCTGCTTAACAGAATTAAGGAAATTGTACTATCAAAAGAAAATTGGTATGATAAAGTGATGTTAGTGGTAAGAGCTGTTTTTGAAGAGTGTAAGTtgtttttagttaattttttgAGTGAAGGAAAATTGTATGACATTTTTTCAAAGTTTCTTTTTAATGGATAA